CATTTAGTTTGTTGGATGTTTGCTTTTTGCTTATATGTATGGTATCAGCAAGAACAGCTGCAATGGGCTTTAATAGAATAATTGATAAAAATATAGATTCAATTAATCCGAGAACAAAAAATAGGGAATTACCGTCTGGTAAAATATCAATCAACACATCTTACAGTATAACAATTGTATGTATAATTATTTTTATATGTAGTTCATTCTTAATTAATCAAGTTTGTGGATTTCTTTCAATTCCATTAATAGTATTATTATTAGGTTATTCATTAACAAAACGATTTACTTTTTTATCTCATTTTGTTTTAGGATTATGTTTAGGTGCCGCACCATTAGGAGTTTGGTTTTCAATGAGTGGGGGATTTCATTTAGCACCTGTATTCCTATGTTTAGGTGTAACCTTTTGGGCTGCAGGATTTGATATATATTATTCCTGTCAAGATGAAAAATTTGATAAAGAAAATAATTTAAATTCATTACCTGCTAAAATAGGTGCTTTAAATTCTATACTGACTGTTAGAATTATCCATTTTATAGCAATTATTTTCTTTATTGTTTATGGGATATATTCTAACTTTGGATTAATATTTTATTTAGGATTGATTCTAGTTAGTTCAATACTTATCTATGAAGCTTGGCTATTACGTAAAGGGGATTTGAAAAAAATTAATCTTGCATTTTTTAATTTAAATGGATATGTAAGTATAATTTTTGCAATAACTGTTTTAATTGATGTGTTATTTTTAAGCAAATAAAAATTTATGAAATCTATTCTGTTCAATAAAAATGTTACTAAAGTTCAAGTTTCTTACATCAAAAGAAAGTTAATGAATTCAGGTGCATCTTCTATTCAAGAATTATCTGGTGATAGGGTAATTCTATTGATAGAAGACCCAGCCAATTTAATAGATTTTGATGAGTATAAATTATTGGAAAATGTAGAGTCAATTTTATCGACATTTGAAAAAAATATTCATGTAACTAATGATATCCCATCAATAAATATACAATCTGGAATTGATGATAAAATGATAATTGCTGGTCCTTGTGGCGTTGAATCTGAAGAACAAGTAGCAATTATATACAAACATTTATCTAAAGAAGGATTAAGATATGTTAGAGGTGGGGCTTACAAACCAAGAACTTCACCACATGATTTTCAAGGATTAGGTAAATCTGGTTTATTAATTGCAAGTGATATTGCAAGAGATTATGGTTTACAATTAATCAGTGAAATAGTTGACCCAAGAGACGTTGAATTTGCGTCAAGATACATTTCGGTTATTCAAATTGGAACTCGATCAATGCAAAATTTTCCTTTGTTAAAAGAAGCATCACATAGTGGATTACCAATACTACTTAAAAGAGGTATGAGTGCAACTGTTGAAGAATGGATAGGAGCAGGAGAACATTGCTTAGTTGCTGGTTCTCCACTAGTTATTTTTTGTGAAAGAGGAATAAGAACTTACGAAAGTATAACTAGAAATACATTAGATATTTTAGGGGCTGTTGCTTTAAAAGAAAGAACTAAAATGCCTGTTATTATAGATCCATCTCATGCTGCAGGTCGAAGAAGTTTAGTTATTCAAGCTGGATTAGCTGGTATTGCTTCTGGTTTGGATGGAATTATAGTTGAAGTTCACAATGATCCTGCATCAGCTAAAAGCGATGCTTCTCAAGCTTTACCATTGGATGAATTTACAATTCTTTTAAATAAAGCAAGAGCTATTAATGAAGTCTTAACAATGCAATTTAATTAGGAATTAATTTTAAACTAATTAACAAATAGATTTAATCAAAAAATAATTCAACTTATAAATTTAATAAACTGGAACTTTCCCTTGCATATAGTCCTGATGCCGATGACGCTTTTATGTTTAGAGCAGCAGTAGAAAACCTAATCGATACTGAAGGATTAAGTTTTATTCCTTATACGAATGATACTCAATCTTTAAATACTGTAGCTCTAAAAAATCAAATTGATGTAACAGCAGTTTCAGTTGCATTTTATCCATTTATTTCTGAAAACTATTTTTTGTTAGATCATGGGGGATCAGTAGGAATGAATTATGGACCTGTAATTGTTGCAAAAGAGGAGTTAAAATTACCAGATTTGTATTCAAAAAAAATTGCTACTCCAGGAGAAAAAACTACGGCACATTTTGTTACAAGTTTGATAATAGAGAATGCAAATTATACAACAATTCCGATAACGCCTTACGAAAGTATATTTGAAGCAATTCAAAATAATTCTGTTTTAGCTGGAATTATAATACATGAAGGAAGATTAACTTATTCAAAACATGGATTATATAAAATTTGTGATATAGGTGAATGGTGGTATAATAAATACAAACTTCCTTTACCCTTAGGAGCAAATGTAATTAGAAAAAAATTAGGTAAAGAAACAATTGAAAAAGCTAGTAGAGTATTAAAAAAATCTATTAGATATGCTCTTGATAATAAAGATGAAATGATTAATTTTTTAATAAATTTTATACATAGACCTAATGAAGTTGCAACAACTGAATTGCTTGATATATATTTAAGTATGTATGCTAATGAAGAAACCTATGAGTATTCAAGTAGCACCAAATTAGGTTTTGAAAAAATGTTTGAATTGATGTATGAAAATTTGTTTATAGACAAAAAAGTTAATTTAGAATTTGTAAAATGATAGATTTATTTGATAAAACTTTATTTTTATTTGCTGCAGATATGGAATTTGATGCTGCTATGGATAATAAGAATAATTCTTATAATACTGCAATTTGTGGAGTTGGATTGGTTAATTCAGCAATTGGAACAGCAAAAGCCATTCAACAAAAAAATCCTGAGAAGGTTATCTTTATTGGTTCATGTGGAAGCTACAATAAAGATTTTATTCAAGAATATGATTTTGTAATTGGAGAATCTATAAAAATTGCATCAAGTGATTTATTATTAGGTAATATGAGGGTTCCAGCTTTAATTCAAAGTGAATTTAAAACAAATGAAAACCTCAATAATCAATTATTAGATTTTTATAGAATAACTAATAATTTAAAAAAAGTAAATATTGCAACAACTTTTGGCATAACTGAAAG
Above is a window of Chlorobiota bacterium DNA encoding:
- a CDS encoding UbiA family prenyltransferase — encoded protein: MRKIIKSIKNKLLVFGNMIKFSHSIFALPFAFTSAITVYKIEKITFSLLDVCFLLICMVSARTAAMGFNRIIDKNIDSINPRTKNRELPSGKISINTSYSITIVCIIIFICSSFLINQVCGFLSIPLIVLLLGYSLTKRFTFLSHFVLGLCLGAAPLGVWFSMSGGFHLAPVFLCLGVTFWAAGFDIYYSCQDEKFDKENNLNSLPAKIGALNSILTVRIIHFIAIIFFIVYGIYSNFGLIFYLGLILVSSILIYEAWLLRKGDLKKINLAFFNLNGYVSIIFAITVLIDVLFLSK
- a CDS encoding bifunctional 3-deoxy-7-phosphoheptulonate synthase/chorismate mutase, which gives rise to MKSILFNKNVTKVQVSYIKRKLMNSGASSIQELSGDRVILLIEDPANLIDFDEYKLLENVESILSTFEKNIHVTNDIPSINIQSGIDDKMIIAGPCGVESEEQVAIIYKHLSKEGLRYVRGGAYKPRTSPHDFQGLGKSGLLIASDIARDYGLQLISEIVDPRDVEFASRYISVIQIGTRSMQNFPLLKEASHSGLPILLKRGMSATVEEWIGAGEHCLVAGSPLVIFCERGIRTYESITRNTLDILGAVALKERTKMPVIIDPSHAAGRRSLVIQAGLAGIASGLDGIIVEVHNDPASAKSDASQALPLDEFTILLNKARAINEVLTMQFN
- a CDS encoding ABC transporter substrate-binding protein: MFRAAVENLIDTEGLSFIPYTNDTQSLNTVALKNQIDVTAVSVAFYPFISENYFLLDHGGSVGMNYGPVIVAKEELKLPDLYSKKIATPGEKTTAHFVTSLIIENANYTTIPITPYESIFEAIQNNSVLAGIIIHEGRLTYSKHGLYKICDIGEWWYNKYKLPLPLGANVIRKKLGKETIEKASRVLKKSIRYALDNKDEMINFLINFIHRPNEVATTELLDIYLSMYANEETYEYSSSTKLGFEKMFELMYENLFIDKKVNLEFVK